In Meiothermus cerbereus DSM 11376, the genomic window CTGTGGCAAAAGAAACCCAAGGAGGAGAAGAATGAACACCGAAAGCCAAGAAAAATCCACCCCCACCCCCAGGAAGCCGCTTCTCTTTTTGGCCGTATTGGCTGGATTGTTACTGCTGCTGGCTTACGCCTGGTTTTCGCCCTACCTGACGCTTAGGGGCATCCAGCAGTCCATCCAGCGCAACGACCCTTCGGCGCTCGAGCGCTACATTGATTTTCCCCGTGTGCGTGAAAGCCTCAAGGCTGACCTAAACCGCATGTTGGTAGAGCAGGCCAGACAAGACCAGACCGGATTTGGGGCGCTGGGTCTGCTGTTTGTGGCCCCGCTGATAGATCAGTTGGTAAGCGTGCTAGTCACCCCCGAAGGCCTGGCCAGCATCGGCACCGGCCAGGAGCCGCAGAAGGGCGACCTCGAGGCGGTTCGTGACTGGCGCCTCAAGCGAGAGGGATTTTCCCGAGCTTTGCTGCATCCCAAAGATAACCCTAGCGAGGGGCTCCTGATGGAACGACGGGGCCTGAACTGGAAAGTTGTACGGCTACAGGTCAACACCCTGCCCAAATAGGAGAAAACATGAAACACCTGCTCGAGATCCACATCCTGCAAAACTTCGCCCCCAGCAACCTCAACCGCGACGATACCGGTTCTCCCAAGGACGCCATTTTTGGCGGGGTGCGCCGCGGACGCATCAGCAGCCAGTGCCTCAAGCGGGCTGCACGGGAGTACGTGCGCAACCATCCCAACGGCCTGCCCCAGGAGGTGCTGGCTTTGCGCACCAAGCGGCTGGTGCAGGTCTTGGTAGATCAGCTCGAGGCCAAGGGCAGGAACAAGGAGGAAGCCCGCCGGAAGGTGGAGCAGGCCCTGGGCGGTATGGGCCTAAAGGTCGTTGATGAGGACAAAACCCAGTACCTGCTGTTTTTGGGCAAACAGGAGATAGCCAAAATCGCTGATCTCATCCACCAGCACTGGGATGGCCTGGTGGCCCCCCAGGCTGAGGAAGAGGGAGCCAAAAAGAAAGCCAAAGACGCCAAGAAAGCCGCCAAGGAGGCTGTCTCCGTCGAAATCAAAAAGGCTCTGGGCAGCGTGCTGGATGGCGGCAAGGCCTTGGACGTGGCCCTGTTCGGGCGCATGCTGGCCGACCTTCCCGAGAAGAACCAGGATGCCGCCTGCCAGGTGGCCCACGCCATCTCCACCCACGCGGTGGAGCGCGAGTTCGATTTTTACACCGCGGTGGACGACCTTAAGCCCGACGATAACTCGGGAGCCGACATGATCGGCACGGTGGAGTTCAACTCAGCTTGCTTTTACCGTTATGTCGCCATAGACCTCGAGAAGCTCCGCGAGAACCTCCAGGGCGACACCGGGCTGATGCTCAAGGGCCTCGAGGCCTTCCTGAAAGCAACCGTCAAGGCCAAACCCAGCGGCAAGCAAAATAGCTTCGCTGCCCACAACGATCCGGAGTACGTTTTGTTCACCGTGCGCCAGGAGGCCGACCCGCGCAACCTGGCTAATGCTTTCGAAAAACCGGTGCGTCCCAACCGTAATCTGTCGCTCACGGCAATGTCTGCGGTCAGGCTCGAGCAGAAGTGGCGCTGGCTCGAGGCCTGCTACGGTGAGGCCGGAAAAACCTTCCGCCTCAATGCCCCAGAGATAGACGAGGCCGACTTTAGGCGCAACGACAAAGACGAAAACCAACGTGTGGGCGAGCCGGTGACGGATCTAAAAACCCTGATTGAAAAAACCCTGGAAGCCGTGCGCGAGCAGATGGGGGT contains:
- a CDS encoding DUF2939 domain-containing protein — translated: MNTESQEKSTPTPRKPLLFLAVLAGLLLLLAYAWFSPYLTLRGIQQSIQRNDPSALERYIDFPRVRESLKADLNRMLVEQARQDQTGFGALGLLFVAPLIDQLVSVLVTPEGLASIGTGQEPQKGDLEAVRDWRLKREGFSRALLHPKDNPSEGLLMERRGLNWKVVRLQVNTLPK
- the cas7e gene encoding type I-E CRISPR-associated protein Cas7/Cse4/CasC; its protein translation is MKHLLEIHILQNFAPSNLNRDDTGSPKDAIFGGVRRGRISSQCLKRAAREYVRNHPNGLPQEVLALRTKRLVQVLVDQLEAKGRNKEEARRKVEQALGGMGLKVVDEDKTQYLLFLGKQEIAKIADLIHQHWDGLVAPQAEEEGAKKKAKDAKKAAKEAVSVEIKKALGSVLDGGKALDVALFGRMLADLPEKNQDAACQVAHAISTHAVEREFDFYTAVDDLKPDDNSGADMIGTVEFNSACFYRYVAIDLEKLRENLQGDTGLMLKGLEAFLKATVKAKPSGKQNSFAAHNDPEYVLFTVRQEADPRNLANAFEKPVRPNRNLSLTAMSAVRLEQKWRWLEACYGEAGKTFRLNAPEIDEADFRRNDKDENQRVGEPVTDLKTLIEKTLEAVREQMGV